In Phragmites australis chromosome 16, lpPhrAust1.1, whole genome shotgun sequence, one DNA window encodes the following:
- the LOC133894942 gene encoding pyrophosphate-energized membrane proton pump 3-like isoform X1, with product MMEEDMENGRSYQERRRTFATVRSRSSVPLVFRMLMRINPRALIILFLLAFSGVLYVGASTSPIVVFVFCICTLSLFFSLYLTKWVLAKDEGPPEMSEISDAIRDGAEGFFRTQYGTISKMAFILAFVILGIYLFRTTTPQQEASGLGRATSAYITVASFLLGALCSGIAGFVGMWVSVRANVRVSSAARRSAREALQVLFCILDVLFMCFSYIEFQVMTNSSKQIAVRAGGFSAIVVVCMAVFGVAILYSTFYVWLGVDSPGSMKVTDLPLLLVGYGFGASFVALFAQLGGGIFTKAADVGADLVGKIEQGIPEDDPRNPAVIADLVGDNVGDCAARGADLFESIAAEIISAMILGGTMAKRCKIEDPSGFILFPLVVHSFDLVVSSVGILSIRGTRDSGIISPIEDPMTIMQKGYSITIMLAVVTFGVSTRWLLYTEQAPSAWLNFALCGLVGIITAYAFVWISKYYTDYKHEPVRLLALSSSTGHGTNIIAGVSLGLESTALPVLVISVAIISAFWLGQTSGLVDESGNPTGGLFGTAVATMGMLSTAGYVLTMDMFGPIADNAGGIVEMSQQPESVREITDVLDAVGNTTKATTKGFAIGSAALASFLLFSAYMDEVAAFAQSPFKEVDIAIPEVFVGGLLGSMLIFLFSAWACSAVGKTAQEVVNEVRRQFIERPGIMDYKEKPDYGRCVAIVASASLREMIKPGALAIISPMAVGVIFRILGHYTGQPLLGAKVVAAMLMFATVSGILMALFLNTAGGAWDNAKKYIETGALGGKGSEAHKAAITGDTVGDPFKDTAGPSLHVLIKMLATITLVMAPIFL from the exons ATGATGGAAGAAGACATGGAAAATGGAAGGTCGTATCAGGAAAGACGAAGAACTTTTGCTACAGTACGAAGTAGATCATCTGTACCACTG GTCTTCCGTATGTTGATGAGGATAAATCCCCGTGCCTtgattattctttttcttttggccTTCAGTGGTGTTCTCTATGTAGGAGCCAGTACATCACCAATTGTGGTATTTGTGTTCTGTATATGTACTCTCAGTTTAttcttctctctctacctcaCAAAGTGGGTTCTTGCTAAGGATGAAGGACCTCCAGAAATGTCTGAG ATATCTGATGCCATAAGAGATGGTGCTGAAGGATTTTTTAGGACACAGTATGGAACTATTTCTAAAATGGCTTTTATTCTGGCCTTTGTCATCCTTGGCATTTATCTCTTTCGCACTACCACCCCGCAGCAGGAGGCATCTGGCTTAGGAAG GGCAACATCCGCATATATCACAGTTGCTTCTTTTCTCCTTGGAGCTTTATGTTCCGGAATAGCTGGCTTTGTTGGGATGTGGGTCTCTGTACGTGCAAATGTTAGAGTTTCAAGTGCTGCTCGGCGCTCTGCAAGGGAAGCATTGCAGGTTTTGTTCTGCATCCTTGATGTACTTTTCATGTGTTTCTCCTACATAGAGTTTCAGGTCATGACTAATTCCTCAAAACAGATTGCTGTCCGTGCTGGTGGTTTCTCAGCCATTGTGGTTGTTTGCATGGCTGTATTTGGCGTGGCAATACTCTACTCAACATTTTATGTTTGGCTTGGAGTGGATTCACCTGGTTCAATGAAGGTTACTGACT TGCCCCTTCTCCTTGTGGGATATGGTTTTGGTGCCTCTTTTGTTGCCCTTTTCGCTCAGTTGGGTGGTGGGATATTCACGAAAGCTGCTGATGTTGGAGCTGATCTGGTTGGAAAAATTGAGCAAGGAATACCAGAAGATGATCCTCGCAATCCTGCTGTCATTGCTGACTTG GTTGGTGACAATGTTGGAGATTGTGCTGCCCGAGGTGCTGATCTTTTCGAGAGCATAGCAGCTGAAATTATCAGTGCAATGATCCTTGGAGGAACAATGGCAAAACGCTGCAAAATTGAGG ACCCCTCTGGCTTTATTCTGTTTCCGCTTGTTGTCCATTCATTTGATCTGGTGGTGTCATCAGTTGGAATACTCTCAATCCGAGGAACACGTGACTCTGGAATAATTTCCCCTATTGAAGATCCCATGACAATTATGCAGAAAGGCTATTCTATTACTATTATGCTTGCTGTTGTTACGTTTGGAGTG TCTACCCGTTGGCTTCTGTACACTGAACAAGCACCTTCTGCATGGCTAAATTTTGCGTTGTGTGGTTTGGTGGGGATCATCACAGCATATGCTTTTGTTTGGATTTCCAAGTACTACACAGATTATAAACATGAGCCAGTCCGCCTTTTAGCTCTTTCAAGTTCCACAGGACATGGAACTAATATTATTGCTGGAGTAAGTTTGGGACTGGAATCAACAGCCCTACCAGTTCTAGTGATAAGTGTAGCCATTATATCAGCGTTTTGGCTGGGGCAGACCTCTGGCTTGGTGGACGAGTCTGGCAACCCAACTGGCGGTCTTTTTGGGACAGCTGTAGCTACAATGGGGATGCTTAGCACAGCAGGGTATGTTCTTACAATGGACATGTTTGGTCCTATAGCTGACAACGCTGGTGGTATCGTGGAGATGAGTCAGCAG CCTGAAAGTGTCAGGGAAATCACAGACGTTCTAGATGCTGTGGGCAACACAACGAAAGCTACTACAAAGGGATTTGCCATAGGGTCAGCAGCATTGGCTTCCTTCCTCCTGTTCAGTGCATATATGGATGAAGTAGCTGCGTTTGCTCAATCGCCATTTAAGGAG GTTGACATAGCAATCCCAGAGGTGTTTGTTGGTGGTTTACTAGGCTCGATGCTTATATTTCTGTTTAGTGCATGGGCTTGTTCAGCAGTTGGCAAAACGGCACAGGAAGTTGTTAATGAGGTCAGGAGACAATTTATTGAGAGACCTGGTATTATG GACTACAAAGAGAAACCTGATTATGGACGTTGTGTTGCAATTGTGGCATCAGCATCCTTGAGAGAAATGATAAAACCTGGGGCTTTAGCAATTATTTCACCCATGGCCGTTG GTGTCATCTTTCGAATTTTGGGCCACTACACTGGCCAGCCTCTTCTTGGAGCTAAAGTTGTAGCCGCGATGCTTATGTTCGCAACTGTTTCTGGTATTCTAATGGCACTCTTCTTGAATACCGCCGGAGGCGCCTGGGATAATGCTAAGAAGTACATTGAGACTGGTGCTCTTGGTGGCAAAGGCAGTGAGGCTCACAAGGCTGCGATTACTGGTGATAC GGTTGGAGATCCATTCAAGGACACAGCTGGGCCTTCGCTTCATGTTCTTATTAAGATGCTGGCTACAATCACATTAGTCATGGCTCCAATATTCTTGTGA
- the LOC133894942 gene encoding pyrophosphate-energized membrane proton pump 3-like isoform X2, translated as MMEEDMENGRSYQERRRTFATVRSRSSVPLVFRMLMRINPRALIILFLLAFSGVLYVGASTSPIVVFVFCICTLSLFFSLYLTKWVLAKDEGPPEMSEISDAIRDGAEGFFRTQYGTISKMAFILAFVILGIYLFRTTTPQQEASGLGRATSAYITVASFLLGALCSGIAGFVGMWVSVRANVRVSSAARRSAREALQIAVRAGGFSAIVVVCMAVFGVAILYSTFYVWLGVDSPGSMKVTDLPLLLVGYGFGASFVALFAQLGGGIFTKAADVGADLVGKIEQGIPEDDPRNPAVIADLVGDNVGDCAARGADLFESIAAEIISAMILGGTMAKRCKIEDPSGFILFPLVVHSFDLVVSSVGILSIRGTRDSGIISPIEDPMTIMQKGYSITIMLAVVTFGVSTRWLLYTEQAPSAWLNFALCGLVGIITAYAFVWISKYYTDYKHEPVRLLALSSSTGHGTNIIAGVSLGLESTALPVLVISVAIISAFWLGQTSGLVDESGNPTGGLFGTAVATMGMLSTAGYVLTMDMFGPIADNAGGIVEMSQQPESVREITDVLDAVGNTTKATTKGFAIGSAALASFLLFSAYMDEVAAFAQSPFKEVDIAIPEVFVGGLLGSMLIFLFSAWACSAVGKTAQEVVNEVRRQFIERPGIMDYKEKPDYGRCVAIVASASLREMIKPGALAIISPMAVGVIFRILGHYTGQPLLGAKVVAAMLMFATVSGILMALFLNTAGGAWDNAKKYIETGALGGKGSEAHKAAITGDTVGDPFKDTAGPSLHVLIKMLATITLVMAPIFL; from the exons ATGATGGAAGAAGACATGGAAAATGGAAGGTCGTATCAGGAAAGACGAAGAACTTTTGCTACAGTACGAAGTAGATCATCTGTACCACTG GTCTTCCGTATGTTGATGAGGATAAATCCCCGTGCCTtgattattctttttcttttggccTTCAGTGGTGTTCTCTATGTAGGAGCCAGTACATCACCAATTGTGGTATTTGTGTTCTGTATATGTACTCTCAGTTTAttcttctctctctacctcaCAAAGTGGGTTCTTGCTAAGGATGAAGGACCTCCAGAAATGTCTGAG ATATCTGATGCCATAAGAGATGGTGCTGAAGGATTTTTTAGGACACAGTATGGAACTATTTCTAAAATGGCTTTTATTCTGGCCTTTGTCATCCTTGGCATTTATCTCTTTCGCACTACCACCCCGCAGCAGGAGGCATCTGGCTTAGGAAG GGCAACATCCGCATATATCACAGTTGCTTCTTTTCTCCTTGGAGCTTTATGTTCCGGAATAGCTGGCTTTGTTGGGATGTGGGTCTCTGTACGTGCAAATGTTAGAGTTTCAAGTGCTGCTCGGCGCTCTGCAAGGGAAGCATTGCAG ATTGCTGTCCGTGCTGGTGGTTTCTCAGCCATTGTGGTTGTTTGCATGGCTGTATTTGGCGTGGCAATACTCTACTCAACATTTTATGTTTGGCTTGGAGTGGATTCACCTGGTTCAATGAAGGTTACTGACT TGCCCCTTCTCCTTGTGGGATATGGTTTTGGTGCCTCTTTTGTTGCCCTTTTCGCTCAGTTGGGTGGTGGGATATTCACGAAAGCTGCTGATGTTGGAGCTGATCTGGTTGGAAAAATTGAGCAAGGAATACCAGAAGATGATCCTCGCAATCCTGCTGTCATTGCTGACTTG GTTGGTGACAATGTTGGAGATTGTGCTGCCCGAGGTGCTGATCTTTTCGAGAGCATAGCAGCTGAAATTATCAGTGCAATGATCCTTGGAGGAACAATGGCAAAACGCTGCAAAATTGAGG ACCCCTCTGGCTTTATTCTGTTTCCGCTTGTTGTCCATTCATTTGATCTGGTGGTGTCATCAGTTGGAATACTCTCAATCCGAGGAACACGTGACTCTGGAATAATTTCCCCTATTGAAGATCCCATGACAATTATGCAGAAAGGCTATTCTATTACTATTATGCTTGCTGTTGTTACGTTTGGAGTG TCTACCCGTTGGCTTCTGTACACTGAACAAGCACCTTCTGCATGGCTAAATTTTGCGTTGTGTGGTTTGGTGGGGATCATCACAGCATATGCTTTTGTTTGGATTTCCAAGTACTACACAGATTATAAACATGAGCCAGTCCGCCTTTTAGCTCTTTCAAGTTCCACAGGACATGGAACTAATATTATTGCTGGAGTAAGTTTGGGACTGGAATCAACAGCCCTACCAGTTCTAGTGATAAGTGTAGCCATTATATCAGCGTTTTGGCTGGGGCAGACCTCTGGCTTGGTGGACGAGTCTGGCAACCCAACTGGCGGTCTTTTTGGGACAGCTGTAGCTACAATGGGGATGCTTAGCACAGCAGGGTATGTTCTTACAATGGACATGTTTGGTCCTATAGCTGACAACGCTGGTGGTATCGTGGAGATGAGTCAGCAG CCTGAAAGTGTCAGGGAAATCACAGACGTTCTAGATGCTGTGGGCAACACAACGAAAGCTACTACAAAGGGATTTGCCATAGGGTCAGCAGCATTGGCTTCCTTCCTCCTGTTCAGTGCATATATGGATGAAGTAGCTGCGTTTGCTCAATCGCCATTTAAGGAG GTTGACATAGCAATCCCAGAGGTGTTTGTTGGTGGTTTACTAGGCTCGATGCTTATATTTCTGTTTAGTGCATGGGCTTGTTCAGCAGTTGGCAAAACGGCACAGGAAGTTGTTAATGAGGTCAGGAGACAATTTATTGAGAGACCTGGTATTATG GACTACAAAGAGAAACCTGATTATGGACGTTGTGTTGCAATTGTGGCATCAGCATCCTTGAGAGAAATGATAAAACCTGGGGCTTTAGCAATTATTTCACCCATGGCCGTTG GTGTCATCTTTCGAATTTTGGGCCACTACACTGGCCAGCCTCTTCTTGGAGCTAAAGTTGTAGCCGCGATGCTTATGTTCGCAACTGTTTCTGGTATTCTAATGGCACTCTTCTTGAATACCGCCGGAGGCGCCTGGGATAATGCTAAGAAGTACATTGAGACTGGTGCTCTTGGTGGCAAAGGCAGTGAGGCTCACAAGGCTGCGATTACTGGTGATAC GGTTGGAGATCCATTCAAGGACACAGCTGGGCCTTCGCTTCATGTTCTTATTAAGATGCTGGCTACAATCACATTAGTCATGGCTCCAATATTCTTGTGA
- the LOC133895114 gene encoding disease resistance protein RGA5-like, with protein MVGVTASALMGVVNPLLSRLCTLLDREDVEPKGVRRQIAFLRDELRCMSTALEMVSESEEANPQVKEWMSQLRELSYDVEDCIEIFMHHLGRVDTCDGFIHKIINKVITLKAQYEFGNQINELKERALEVSDRRKRYKLDPSTSCPKSVVIDPRLPALFEEADRLVGIDSQMDELVQWLIDGTGLHSQRKVLSIVGFGGLGKTTLANQVFQKVKSQFDCTAFVSVSRSPNVKKILADTLLQFLKSSPITADQNQDFARMQGDLYLKTLEYPQLADMNREYLRNKRYLVIIDDIWSKQAWKEVQCAFPHNNNASRIITTTRIEDVAKSCSFPHKEYVYPMRPLDSDDSTSLFLKRIFDHKDDCPLELKEVADDILRKCHGLPLAIVNIASLLATKPTSKQEWERVLNSLGSALEQDHELEVIKRILFLSYYDLPDYLKICFLDLSIFPEDHVIGRLCLIRRWIAEGFIVEGRGQCLEDTAESYFSELINRNMIEPVDTDYSGRPRACRVHDIMLDLIISLSVKEHFVTIIGDCKLKPSTNKIRHLSLQGNFAEQSLWLGTNTLSHVRSFSVFGDVKKMPSLLEFHVLRVLDIQNCSSLEDSDIENIGSLIHLRYLSLYNSNISKIPRQIGNLQHLQTLNLRATRIKELPATIAQLHQLARLYVPNGVELPNGIGSMGSLEELLMFDASKNSPQVVQELGSLTKLKVLGIKWCADGAMSDERSFKKSLVASFCNLGERNLRSIRTETTERCSMDFLFDSLCPPPCYMRTFSIGPIFSRLPKWISYLSELTDLTVFIEQVGGGDVRVLQDLPALRCLQIFTTEYPQESLTISPGGFQRLEDFHFRPSMHWRKRKSMLSLVFEAGAMPRLKRLWFRFAVHDTLSAYGVGFDFGISLLSSLKRLWVSINCRGARAWEVEAAKATIRAAAALLPNRPRHEIHIFGEEEMVKDEEQREDSNDTDQTRQYPQRN; from the exons ATGGTTGGAGTGACAGCGAGCGCTCTCATGGGGGTGGTGAACCCGCTCCTCAGTAGGCTCTGCACCCTGTTGGACAGGGAGGATGTCGAGCCCAAAGGTGTGCGTCGGCAGATCGCCTTTCTGCGAGATGAACTACGCTGCATGAGCACCGCCCTGGAGATGGTGTCCGAGTCAGAGGAAGCAAACCCGCAAGTGAAGGAGTGGATGAGCCAGTTGAGGGAGCTGTCCTATGACGTCGAGGATTGCATTGAGATCTTCATGCACCACCTTGGCCGTGTTGACACCTGCGATGGGTTCATCCACAAGATCATAAACAAGGTAATCACTCTGAAAGCACAATATGAATTTGGTAATCAGATTAATGAGCTGAAGGAACGTGCGCTGGAGGTTAGTGATCGGCGTAAGAGATATAAGCTCGATCCATCCACCTCCTGTCCAAAGTCTGTGGTAATCGATCCCAGGTTGCCTGCACTCTTTGAGGAGGCAGATAGACTTGTGGGCATTGATAGCCAAATGGACGAACTTGTCCAGTGGCTCATCGATGGCACTGGTTTACACTCACAGCGTAAGGTTCTGTCAATTGTTGGATTTGGAGGATTAGGCAAGACAACACTTGCCAATCAGGTCTTCCAAAAGGTTAAAAGTCAATTCGACTGCACAGCTTTTGTGTCCGTATCCCGAAGTCCTAATGTCAAAAAGATTCTCGCAGACACACTCTTGCAGTTTCTTAAGAGTAGCCCAATTACAGCAGACCAAAATCAAGACTTTGCAAGGATGCAGGGAGATCTTTATCTCAAAACATTGGAATATCCGCAACTTGCGGATATGAATAGAGAGTATCTTCGGAATAAAAG GTACCTTGTCATAATTGATGATATATGGAGCAAACAAGCTTGGAAAGAAGTTCAATGTGCTTTTCCCCATAACAATAATGCAAGTAGAATAATAACGACCACACGAATTGAAGATGTTGCTAAATCTTGTAGCTTTCCACACAAAGAATATGTCTACCCCATGAGGCCCCTTGATAGTGATGACTCAACAAGCTTATTCTTGAAAAGGATTTTTGACCACAAAGATGACTGTCCTCTTGAATTGAAAGAAGTTGCTGATGATATACTACGAAAATGTCATGGCTTGCCACTAGCTATAGTTAATATTGCTAGCCTATTAGCAACCAAACCAACCTCTAAACAGGAGTGGGAGAGGGTGCTAAATTCTCTAGGATCTGCACTTGAACAAGATCATGAGCTGGAAGTAATTAAAAGGATATTGTTTCTTAGTTATTATGATCTACCTGACTATTTGAAGATATGTTTCTTGGATCTAAGCATATTTCCAGAGGATCATGTGATTGGCCGGTTGTGTTTGATAAGGAGATGGATAGCTGAAGGATTTATTGTGGAAGGACGAGGACAATGCTTAGAGGATACAGCAGAAAGCTACTTCAGTGAGCTCATCAATAGAAACATGATTGAACCAGTGGACACTGACTACAGTGGAAGGCCAAGAGCTTGCCGGGTACATGATATAATGCTTGATCTTATTATATCATTATCAGTTAAAGAACATTTCGTTACTATAATAGGTGATTGTAAGTTGAAACCTTCCACTAACAAAATTCGGCATCTGTCCCTCCAAGGAAACTTCGCAGAACAAAGTCTCTGGCTGGGGACAAACACTTTATCTCATGTTCGGTCATTTAGTGTGTTTGGTGATGTTAAAAAGATGCCCTCTCTCTTGGAGTTTCATGTTTTACGAGTCTTAGATATACAAAATTGTTCTAGCCTGGAAGACAGTGACATTGAGAATATTGGAAGCTTGATCCACTTGAGGTATTTAAGTCTCTATAATAGCAACATCAGCAAGATCCCTAGACAGATTGGAAACCTACAACATCTGCAGACACTCAACCTCAGAGCTACCAGAATAAAAGAACTGCCAGCAACTATTGCCCAACTGCACCAATTAGCACGCCTGTATGTGCCTAATGGTGTAGAATTGCCAAATGGGATCGGTAGCATGGGATCTCTAGAGGAGCTGTTAATGTTCGATGCCAGCAAAAACTCCCCACAAGTTGTGCAGGAGTTAGGGAGCCTAACCAAACTGAAGGTGCTTGGGATCAAGTGGTGTGCTGATGGTGCAATGAGTGATGAAAGAAGCTTCAAGAAATCATTGGTCGCATCGTTCTGTAATCTGGGAGAAAGAAATCTCCGATCCATAAGGACCGAGACTACGGAACGCTGTTCTATGGATTTCTTGTTTGATTCACTGTGCCCTCCTCCATGTTATATGCGGACATTTAGCATTGGCCCCATTTTCTCTAGGCTCCCAAAGTGGATATCCTACCTCTCAGAACTCACCGACTTAACTGTATTTATAGAACAGGTGGGAGGTGGAGATGTGCGTGTGCTTCAGGACTTGCCTGCACTGCGCTGTCTCCAAATTTTCACAACGGAATACCCGCAGGAGTCACTCACCATCAGCCCCGGTGGATTCCAGCGTCTGGAGGACTTCCATTTCCGTCCCTCTATGCACTGGAGGAAGAGAAAGAGCATGCTCAGTCTGGTGTTTGAAGCAGGAGCCATGCCAAGGCTCAAGCGGCTTTGGTTTAGATTCGCTGTGCACGATACGCTCTCTGCTTACGGTGTCGGTTTTGATTTTGGTATCAGCCTCCTTTCGTCCCTCAAGCGCCTCTGGGTCAGTATCAATTGTCGGGGTGCAAGGGCTTGGGAGGTGGAGGCAGCCAAGGCCACCATTAGAGCTGCAGCAGCTCTCCTTCCCAACCGTCCAAGACATGAAATCCATATATTTGGGGAAGAGGAGATGGTGAAGGACGAGGAGCAGAGGGAGGACAGCAATGACACAGACCAAACCAGACAGTACCCACAACGCAACTGA